From the Deinococcus sonorensis KR-87 genome, the window GCGTACATCGGCCAGAACTTGTTGAGCCCGTCGGCGTGGATGCCGGCCCGGGTGCGGTGCGCGTCGCGACCGTACAGCGGGTAGCTGGCCGGCACACCCGCCCCCAGGTCGGCGTACAGGGCCGCCAGCTCATTCAGGACCGTGAAGTCCGGCTGGCCGGTCAGCACCTCCATGCCGCTCAGGTGCAGCAGCACCGCCTCCAGCGGCACGTTGCCGCTGCGTTCCCCCTTGCCCAGCAGGGTGCCGTTGATGACCGCGCAGCCCGCCATCACGGCCGAGAGGCTGTTCCAGACCGCCAGGTGCGTGTCGTTGTGCGGATGGAACTCAAGCTCGTCCGGCTGCAGCCCCAGCGCCCGCAGCTCGCGGATCATGCCCGGCACGCTGCGCGGCCACGCCACCTCCTCCAGCGGCAGGCCCAGGCCCAGCGTGTCGCACACCCGGAACTTGGGTCGCAGGCTGTGCGCCTCGCAGCGGCGCAGTACCTCCTCAATCAGCGGCAGGATGAACTCACGCGGGGCGCGGGTGGCGTCCTCCAGGTGCAGGCGGGGACGCAGGCCCGCGTCCAGCACCGCCGACACGGCGTCCAGGTAGGTGCGGGCCGCCGCGTCCCGGCCCCCCGGCTGGAATTTGTAGAAGGTGTGGTAATCGCTGGCCGAGGCGAGCATGCCGGTTTCCCGTACGCCCAGCTGTGCGACCAGGGCGGCGTCCTGGCGGGTGGCCCGGATCCAGGTGGTGGGCTCGATGGGGCTGCCACTCTGGTACCGCTCCAGGGCGCCCTCCAGCATGGCCCGATCGCGGGCGCGGTACACGAAGAACTCGGCCTGCCGGATGCTGCCGCTTTCGCCCGTGAAGCGGCACATCAGGTCGTAGATGTGCAGGCCCTGCTCGGTCGTCAGCGGGAGGCCGCCCTGCTGCCCGTCGCGGTGGGTGGTCTCGGTGGTCCAGGCCGTGACCGGCAGGGTGGCCGGGCGTTTCGTCCAGACGAAGCGGGGGAAGCGGTCGGGCGGAAAGGCGTCCGGATACAGCTCCGGCGATTTAGGTTCCGGGTGGGTCATGCCCTAACGCTAGACCTGTGAATCAATGTGGTCAATCTTGATTGATCCGTCAATGTTAGGGTGAGGGATGACCGATCATCCAGACGCCACCCTGTCCGCCGAGGAGGCAGCCCAGCGGCTTGGGGTGAGCCGCGCTACCCTGTATGCCTACGTGAGCCGAGGGCTGGTGCGCAGTGAGCCGGGGCAGGGGCGCAGCCGCGAACGGCGCTACCGGCGCAGCGACATCGAAGGCCTGGAACGCCGGCGCGAGGAGCGGCGCGATCCGGCCGGAACCGCCCAGGCCGCCCTGGACATGACCGCCGAAGGGTGGGGCACGCCCCTGCTGTCCAGCGCCCTGTGCCGCATCGAGGACGGCCAGCTGAGCTACCGGGGCCAGCCTATCGAGCGGCTGGTGGCCTCAGTCACCGTGGAGCAGATGGCGGGCCTGCTCTGGACGGGGCAGCCTGAGGCCTGGACGCAGCCCGCCCTTCGCGCCCGGCTGGCCCCGCTGCCGCTGCTGCACGGCGGCACGCTCCTGGAAGCCTTCGCTCACGCGCTGGCGAGCGCCGCTGCCCGCGAACCAACCGCCCTGGACCAGCGCGTCCAGACGCTCCCGCAGCGGGCGGCCCGCACGCTTCACCTGCTCTACGCCGTGACGGAGCGGCTGGCGGGCCGCCCGCCGGCCCCGGACCTGCCGCTGCACCAGCGGCTGGCCCGCGCCTGGGACCTCGGGCCGCATGCCGACCTGCTGCGGCGGGCGCTGGTGGTCGTGGCCGAGCACGAACTCAACGTCTCGGCATTCACGGCCCGCACCGTGGCGAGCAGTGGGGCCAGCCTGCCGCACGTGACCCTGGCCGCCCTGTGCGCGTTTCAGGGGCCGCGACATGGACTGGCCACCCTGCAGGCCCGCGCCCTGCTCACCGGCACCCTGGACCTGGGGGCCCAGCCCGCCCTGACCCGGCACCTGCAGCTGTCCGGACATCCGGCCGGCTTCGGGCACCGGCTGTACCCGGCCGGCGACCCCCGGGCCCGGCTGCTGCTGGAGGCCCTGCCGGAGGGGGCGGTGCAGCGCTCCGCCCGAGCGCTGGAAGCCACCGCCTACGCTGAGCTGAACGAACGCCCCAACCTCGACCTGGGGCTGGCCGCGCTGGGGCTGGCCCTGAACCTCAGCGAGGACCAGACGCTGGCGCTGTTCGTGCTGGGCCGCACGGTCGGCTGGCTGGCGCACGCGCTGGAGACGGTGCAAAGCGGCCAGTTCATTCGGCCCCGCGCGCGGTACGTCGGGCCCTGACGGCCGGCCGCTTGACCGGATCTTCAGACGGCCGGACTTCCTGCAGTCTGATGCGGGCGGTTCTGGAACCATGCCCGCATGAGTCAGGACGACCGGAAGTACACGAAGCCGGCGCTGCGGCAACGGCTCAAGGACGAGATCGAGGCCGGCGACCGTGGCGGACGGCCCGGGCAGTGGTCGGCGCGCAAAAGTCAGCTGCTGGCGCGCGAATACGAGCAGGCCGGCGGGGGCTACCACGGCGCGAAGGACGAGGCCGCCCACCACCTCGACCGCTGGACCGAGCAGGACTGGCAGACCGAAGACGGCAAGGGGAAGGCTGAAGACAGCCACCACATGCACCGTTACCTGCCGAAAGCCGTCTGGGACCGGCTCACCGACGCGCAGAAACGCGAGGCGGAGGAGAGCAAGGCCAGGGCCAAAGGTCAGCATGTCGAGTGGCCCGAGGCGGTGCGCCGGGCGATGCAGGCGGTCAAGGGGGGGCAGGAACCCACCCGGCAGGCGCTGTACGAGCAGGCGAAGCGGCTGGACGTCCCGGGCCGCAGCCGCATGAGCAAGGCCGAATTGCAACGGGCGGTGAAGCAGGCGGAGTAGAGAGCCGGCGGCCATCGCTTACACTGCCGGGCATGGAAACCTTCGCCAGCTTTCGGGTGGGTGGTCAACGGGTGTACGGCATGCTGCACGTACCGGACACCGAGCGGCCAGCCCACGGCTTTCCCAGCGTCCTGATGCTGCACGGCTTCACGGGGCAGCGGGTGGAGCCGCACCGGCTGTTCGTGCTGTTCTCCCGGTATCTGGCTCAGCTGGGCGTGGCCAGCCTGCGCATTGACTTCCGGGGCAGCGGCGAGTCGGAGGGCGACTTCTCCGAGATGACCGTGAGCCGGGAGGTGGAGGACGCGGTGGCCGCCTTCGAGTACCTCAGGGACCAGCCGGACATCGACCCGGAGCGGGCCATGCTGCACGGCTTCTCGATGGGCGGCATGGTGGCCGCCCTCGCCAGCCCGCAGGTGAGGCCGCACCGACTGGCGCTGTGGGCGCCCGCGCTGCCGGAGCTGTGGCTGCGCTACCTGAAGGGCGGCTTCGTGCCGCCGGTCATCACCGACCAGGGCGGCTGGCCGCTGGGCCGCGACTTCCTGCTGGAGATGCCGAGGCTGCAGCCGCTGGAGGCCGCACAACGCTGGGGCGGCGTGGCGCGGGTCTTCCACGGCGACCAGGACGAGGCCGTGCCGCCAGAGGTGGGCGTGCGGTATGCCCGCGCGCTCGGCTGCGACGCGGTGGGCATTCCCGGCGCCAGCCACACCTTCGACAGCCTGGACGCGGTGGACATGCTGTACCGCGAGACGGCCCGCTTCCTGACCGGCCAGTGATCCGGGCGGCGGTGCTGGCCGACGTGCCCCGGATGGTCCGGCACCGCTATCCCGGCGAGGCCGGTGATCACCTGAATGGGTATGCCGACTGGCTGTGCGACGCCCTGCCGGACGGCCGCTATCACGGCTGGCTGGCCGAGCGCTCCGGGCAGGTGATCGGGGGAGTGGGGCTGGTGAGGCTGGAGTGGGGACCCACCCGGCAGGACCCGAGCCCGTTCCGGGGCCGCGTCGTGAACATGTACGTGGAGGTGGAGGCGCGGCGTCAGGGTGTGGCCCGCGCCCTGCTGGCCACGGTGATCCAGGCGGCCCCCACGCTGGGGCTCTCAACCCTCAGTGTGGGGACCACGGTGCTGGCGCGTCCGCTCTACCGTGAACTTGGATTCGCCGGAGTCGCCACCGAGATGCTGCT encodes:
- a CDS encoding pyruvate carboxyltransferase, which encodes MTHPEPKSPELYPDAFPPDRFPRFVWTKRPATLPVTAWTTETTHRDGQQGGLPLTTEQGLHIYDLMCRFTGESGSIRQAEFFVYRARDRAMLEGALERYQSGSPIEPTTWIRATRQDAALVAQLGVRETGMLASASDYHTFYKFQPGGRDAAARTYLDAVSAVLDAGLRPRLHLEDATRAPREFILPLIEEVLRRCEAHSLRPKFRVCDTLGLGLPLEEVAWPRSVPGMIRELRALGLQPDELEFHPHNDTHLAVWNSLSAVMAGCAVINGTLLGKGERSGNVPLEAVLLHLSGMEVLTGQPDFTVLNELAALYADLGAGVPASYPLYGRDAHRTRAGIHADGLNKFWPMYAPFDVPKLLGRPLEVSLTRDSGLAGLIFLIRQHTGEERPKTDPEVRRLHAELQAEFEAGRQTAVEWEELQTRLKVQAPV
- a CDS encoding citrate synthase family protein, which encodes MTDHPDATLSAEEAAQRLGVSRATLYAYVSRGLVRSEPGQGRSRERRYRRSDIEGLERRREERRDPAGTAQAALDMTAEGWGTPLLSSALCRIEDGQLSYRGQPIERLVASVTVEQMAGLLWTGQPEAWTQPALRARLAPLPLLHGGTLLEAFAHALASAAAREPTALDQRVQTLPQRAARTLHLLYAVTERLAGRPPAPDLPLHQRLARAWDLGPHADLLRRALVVVAEHELNVSAFTARTVASSGASLPHVTLAALCAFQGPRHGLATLQARALLTGTLDLGAQPALTRHLQLSGHPAGFGHRLYPAGDPRARLLLEALPEGAVQRSARALEATAYAELNERPNLDLGLAALGLALNLSEDQTLALFVLGRTVGWLAHALETVQSGQFIRPRARYVGP
- a CDS encoding alpha/beta hydrolase family protein, coding for METFASFRVGGQRVYGMLHVPDTERPAHGFPSVLMLHGFTGQRVEPHRLFVLFSRYLAQLGVASLRIDFRGSGESEGDFSEMTVSREVEDAVAAFEYLRDQPDIDPERAMLHGFSMGGMVAALASPQVRPHRLALWAPALPELWLRYLKGGFVPPVITDQGGWPLGRDFLLEMPRLQPLEAAQRWGGVARVFHGDQDEAVPPEVGVRYARALGCDAVGIPGASHTFDSLDAVDMLYRETARFLTGQ
- a CDS encoding GNAT family N-acetyltransferase; translated protein: MIRAAVLADVPRMVRHRYPGEAGDHLNGYADWLCDALPDGRYHGWLAERSGQVIGGVGLVRLEWGPTRQDPSPFRGRVVNMYVEVEARRQGVARALLATVIQAAPTLGLSTLSVGTTVLARPLYRELGFAGVATEMLLRLPG